GAACCGTTGGATTCATCTATTTTATACAAATAGATACTTGTCTCATCGAAAACGACACTGTCCGGTTCACCTTTTATTGCCCTCAGATCTCCTATAGAGATTCCCAGTTTGATGCCGTTTTCTGTTTTAAACTCGCTTTCGCGGCTTGTTTGTAATTCTCTCCCGCTGCCGTCGTTGTATTTTATCTCAAAACCGGAAATATCTGCTCTATCAGCAGTGGTATGAAAATAAACCTTCATCCGCTGATTTCTGTCATTTGACAAGACTTCGACAGAGAACAGTGCATTTTGGTTCAACTTATCCAAAACGTCATCACCCAAATATTCTGAAATGTTTTCAGAATTCATCAAACTTATTCCGCCTATGGAAGTGTCCGGAATGAAAACAGGTTTTAAGGAATCCGGCAGTTGTGAATATCCGTCGTGCTCATATTTTTCAGGATACGGAATCATTTCTCTGTTATGCGGATTTTCTTTGCAGGAACTATCAAAAAGCAGGATTAACAGAATTAAAAGTATTTGAAAGTGTTTCATTATCCTTTAATATTGAATATTCTTCATATTGTCAAGAGTATCATCTTATAAAAATATTTCTATTTTCTTTCGTCCCATTCCCGTTTCAACAAAGCATACTGAAATTCACTTCCCCATTTTCCCTTGAAAAATACATTCTCAATAAAGTGTCCTTCCCGCCTGAATCCTGTACTTTTCAGCAAGTTGATTGAAGCAATGTTTTCAGCATCGACAATTTCCTGGACCCGATGAATTTTTTTTGTGTCAAACAGGAAAGTCAAAATTCCCAATAAAGTTTCCTTCGCATATCCCTTTTTTTGTTCAAGGTGTGAAACGGTAATTCCAATTTCCGCAATCCTTATGTCGTTCCGGTCAAGTTTGATTGCACAATCACCTATAAGCTTTTTTAATTCAATGTTTTCAATTCCGTATTGTACCCACTCTCCGGCTTTTCCAAAATACCTGGTTGAATTTTCAGTAATAAACAATTCAGCCTGTTCTGTCGTCATTGTATCAAATCCCTGATACTTTGTAACTTCCGGATTTGAACGATAAAAGTGAAAGTCATAGAGGTCTTTCATTTCGAGGTGTCGTATTTTAAGCCGTTCAGTTGTTATTAGCAATTTTCCCATTTCCTTTAATCCTTTTTACATTTTATAAGAAGGGTTCATCCATTCCTGTTGTCTTGATGATATTAATAAATATTTGCATCAACAATTATCATATTCGTTTTGCAAAGCCGGTAAGTTTATCTGATTATTTGCCGGTTGGAAATAACAAAATCGGGAACATAAAACCGGGTAATTGTAAAATGATTTTTTATGAGTTCAATCATTTGCTTTGGATCCGATCTGATTTTCCAATTACCCAGGAGAATACCAAACAAATATGGACTCATGCTTCAATCCATCGGATGGGCAGGCCGTCAGCTTTTTTTGGCTCGTTCCAGCATTCCAGGTACAATGTCCGGACCAGTAATGTCAATTCCATACTGGGCCAGAGGGATTGTTATTCTGCCGGTGCCGCATCCAAGTTCGAGCGCCGCTCCGCCAAGCTTTTTGGCGATAGCAAGGTAAAACGGCCCGTCAGGTTCAAAACTGTTGTTCTCACAGTCATACAAGCCTGGATCTTCATACTCTTTCAGATTATTACCGCCGGTAATAATATTCCGAACTCCCTGTGGTTACCCGCTGTGATAATTTCTCTTCTCTTTTGCACTCAGAATAACATCACATGATACACAAACATTAAATCAATTCTATAATTTTTCTTCTTCCGGTTCTTTGCCAAAGCAATAAAACTTTGACACACCTTCTTTAAAATACAGGACTTCGAACAATCCATCGTTACTTTTGTACGTGCCTTTTAAAATGGGATTATTTTCCAGCATTACCTTCCTCGCGTCTTCCGAGTCATCTTTCGCAATTTTTCCGCTCACCCGAATCCATGCCTTGTCATTCATAGCAGATATTTCAATATTCGAATTATTTATCATTTGTTTATAGCAGTCTTTCTTGTTATTTGTGCAGATATAAAGACGGTCCTTATGTCTGCATAAAGCTCCGAAAGGTCTTACTCGGGGTTTATCCCCGTCGACAGTCGCGACATAAAAAACACCGGCGCCTTTAAGGAATTTTAACGTACGTTCCATGTTGTACTCCTATTGTTTTCTTTTCAAATCAATACTCATTTTTAATAACCTTTTATTCAAATCCATTGTCAGCAACCCTTATAACTATATTTTCCTCATTTCGACAAGGCATAGATCCTTTTCTCCGTCTTTAAATTCCCTAAGATCTGAAACTGTCAACCCGGTTTTTCCGGCAAGAATTGACAGAGCATCTATCCCGGAAAAAAGATCTGCAGCTTCCGCAAACGCCTTGTATTCATCGAGAGAAATGATATGGTTCAACCACGGTTCTCTGTTCAAAAGCGCGAAGTAGGATCCATCTTTACTCAATACACGTTTGACCTCTCTTAATAGAGAGCTGATTCCGGTGATCTCCTGAAGTGCCATCACCGAACTGACAACGTCCATTGATTCGTCCGGAAAAGGCATTCCCCGCACGTCCCCGCCTATTGCCTCACAATTTGAAGAGCGACCTATCATTCTGAACTTCTCCTGGATGATCCAGAGACATTTCAGGTCTCTCTCTACGGCGAATATGCGCGTACCTGCGGAGAGATTATGAGCCAATGACGTCACGGAACTGCCGCTT
The sequence above is a segment of the candidate division WOR-3 bacterium genome. Coding sequences within it:
- a CDS encoding GNAT family N-acetyltransferase produces the protein MGKLLITTERLKIRHLEMKDLYDFHFYRSNPEVTKYQGFDTMTTEQAELFITENSTRYFGKAGEWVQYGIENIELKKLIGDCAIKLDRNDIRIAEIGITVSHLEQKKGYAKETLLGILTFLFDTKKIHRVQEIVDAENIASINLLKSTGFRREGHFIENVFFKGKWGSEFQYALLKREWDERK
- a CDS encoding class I SAM-dependent methyltransferase, giving the protein MYDCENNSFEPDGPFYLAIAKKLGGAALELGCGTGRITIPLAQYGIDITGPDIVPGMLERAKKS
- a CDS encoding pyridoxamine 5'-phosphate oxidase family protein, which translates into the protein MERTLKFLKGAGVFYVATVDGDKPRVRPFGALCRHKDRLYICTNNKKDCYKQMINNSNIEISAMNDKAWIRVSGKIAKDDSEDARKVMLENNPILKGTYKSNDGLFEVLYFKEGVSKFYCFGKEPEEEKL